A DNA window from Paenibacillus sp. HWE-109 contains the following coding sequences:
- the holA gene encoding DNA polymerase III subunit delta, which yields MDAKRALKDIQAGRPAPVYLCYGPEKYKMREFIQVLTDLLIEPEHKEFAVSKFDLSEISLSAVLEDAETLPFMVPKKLVIAKNALFFTGAKESTKIEHHLDRLMDYLKSPAEHTVVVFTVDADKLDERKKIVKALKELEAAVPFLSLNADELQVWVTGQARQRGFTFVKEAADQLILYTGGNLQSLSAEIEKISLYVGAGSEATVEIIDQLVARSTEQNVFILIEDIVNVRLERAFVILEELLKQREEPIKIASLIARQFRIMLQVKELGKQGYSQQQMASQIGLHPFAVKIAEGQARRYDIQKLSEIMSQLADLDYQMKTGRIDKVLGLELFLLRLAA from the coding sequence ATGGACGCCAAAAGAGCATTAAAAGATATTCAAGCAGGCCGCCCTGCACCCGTTTATTTGTGCTATGGGCCTGAGAAATATAAAATGCGGGAATTTATTCAGGTATTAACCGATTTGCTTATTGAACCCGAACACAAGGAATTTGCTGTCAGCAAATTCGATCTAAGTGAAATCAGCCTTTCAGCCGTTCTGGAAGATGCTGAAACGCTTCCCTTTATGGTGCCCAAGAAGCTGGTTATAGCCAAGAACGCTTTGTTTTTTACAGGCGCCAAGGAGAGCACGAAGATTGAACATCATTTGGATCGCTTAATGGATTATTTGAAATCTCCGGCCGAGCATACCGTGGTCGTCTTCACAGTGGACGCTGACAAATTAGATGAGCGCAAGAAGATTGTCAAGGCGCTTAAGGAGCTGGAAGCTGCTGTTCCGTTCCTTTCCTTGAATGCAGATGAGCTGCAAGTCTGGGTGACGGGACAAGCCCGGCAGCGCGGCTTTACTTTCGTGAAGGAGGCGGCTGACCAGCTGATTCTCTATACTGGAGGCAATTTACAGTCTCTGTCTGCTGAGATTGAGAAGATCTCTTTGTATGTTGGAGCAGGCTCGGAGGCTACGGTTGAAATCATTGACCAACTTGTGGCGCGCAGTACGGAGCAGAACGTATTTATCCTTATTGAGGACATCGTAAATGTCCGTTTGGAACGGGCGTTTGTAATTCTGGAGGAATTGCTCAAGCAGCGTGAGGAGCCGATTAAGATCGCCTCGTTAATTGCGCGGCAATTTCGGATCATGCTCCAAGTCAAGGAGCTTGGCAAACAGGGGTATTCCCAGCAGCAGATGGCTTCGCAGATCGGTCTGCATCCTTTTGCGGTGAAGATCGCTGAAGGGCAAGCGAGGCGGTATGATATTCAAAAGCTGAGTGAGATTATGTCCCAGCTGGCCGATTTGGACTATCAGATGAAAACAGGCAGAATCGATAAAGTGTTAGGGTTGGAACTATTCCTTCTCAGGCTGGCCGCCTAA
- a CDS encoding anti-sigma factor family protein: MNCQEVMELMQRQLDGDLEAHEQDELHAHLAYCLDCAQMFERLQRLSDELTQLPKVVPPYSLVDAIMPQISELDKLAAASITDKVAVFSTNASQMDHGQTSKLPRTRRVGSQFSWKFAGGIVAAGLILGFFAFNMQHPVIDNADGLLPARSSAESKSSEQAAGADRKSVTTDSVIENKDANPTDVVPVPSSQALTDTMEKSDNKQAPAASGAGVTGPQATTDAKLEKPQPITQDTNRSTNQMKVAPSTSEPARMQDPAQSSVGEKKDTETSLTNQSTLGGAVNSPEKQVDPKEAASSKAGEQSPPPLAKKGADSSDAVGFQSLYAAPANELHSKTDVYVAVVEKQHVIIRSSKTLEVVFESKQIWKTDDPITLVEWSKDEILFYQVESGGSLHTSRIDLKNKTEVSP, from the coding sequence ATGAATTGTCAAGAGGTGATGGAACTTATGCAAAGACAGCTGGATGGTGATCTGGAAGCACATGAGCAAGATGAGCTGCACGCTCACTTAGCATACTGTTTGGACTGTGCACAGATGTTTGAACGTTTACAGAGATTGTCCGATGAGTTGACCCAATTACCCAAGGTTGTTCCTCCATACAGTTTAGTCGACGCTATTATGCCGCAAATATCCGAATTGGATAAGCTTGCCGCGGCATCCATTACCGACAAGGTGGCTGTCTTCAGCACGAATGCAAGTCAGATGGATCATGGACAGACCTCAAAACTCCCTAGGACACGCCGAGTTGGATCACAATTCTCATGGAAATTCGCAGGCGGGATCGTGGCCGCGGGCCTTATCCTTGGATTCTTCGCATTTAATATGCAGCATCCTGTCATAGATAATGCCGATGGACTTCTACCAGCAAGAAGCAGTGCAGAATCCAAAAGTTCAGAACAAGCAGCGGGAGCTGATCGCAAATCGGTAACGACCGATTCGGTGATCGAGAACAAAGATGCCAATCCAACCGATGTCGTGCCGGTTCCATCTAGTCAAGCACTGACGGATACGATGGAGAAGTCAGACAACAAACAAGCACCTGCTGCTTCTGGGGCAGGGGTGACAGGGCCTCAAGCAACGACGGACGCTAAGCTTGAGAAGCCGCAACCCATTACGCAAGACACAAACAGAAGCACGAATCAAATGAAGGTTGCTCCTTCGACATCCGAACCGGCACGTATGCAGGATCCTGCCCAATCTTCCGTTGGGGAGAAGAAGGACACAGAGACCAGCTTAACAAACCAGTCTACGTTAGGTGGCGCTGTTAATAGTCCTGAGAAACAGGTCGATCCCAAAGAAGCTGCTTCATCGAAAGCGGGAGAGCAATCCCCTCCGCCGCTTGCCAAGAAAGGGGCGGATTCCAGCGATGCAGTAGGATTCCAATCTTTGTACGCGGCTCCTGCGAATGAACTGCATTCCAAAACAGATGTTTATGTAGCGGTAGTTGAAAAGCAGCACGTCATTATTCGCAGCAGCAAGACTCTAGAAGTGGTATTTGAGTCCAAACAAATTTGGAAAACCGATGATCCCATCACGCTGGTGGAATGGTCTAAGGATGAGATCTTGTTCTATCAAGTAGAGAGCGGAGGCTCCCTACACACGAGTCGCATCGATCTCAAAAACAAAACAGAAGTGTCTCCATAA
- a CDS encoding RNA polymerase sigma factor, with the protein MVAPELVRSAQAGDRDALITLLREIESHVYRTAYYILNNEQDALDASQEALLRIYTKINSYEEKALFKTWVQRIVTNICIDKFRKAKPTVSIDEHDMTFTAEHNVEYEIMSGYLAKDIREAIDKLPEHHRSVVVLRYLQDFSYHEIAESLNLPLNTVKSYLFRARHQLQSLLQDYQKGGVRG; encoded by the coding sequence GTGGTAGCACCCGAACTGGTTAGATCAGCTCAAGCCGGTGATCGTGATGCTCTCATTACCCTATTGCGAGAAATTGAATCTCACGTCTATCGAACCGCTTATTATATTTTGAATAATGAACAGGATGCCCTTGATGCTTCACAGGAGGCGCTCCTTCGGATTTATACAAAAATTAATTCGTATGAAGAAAAAGCGTTATTCAAGACGTGGGTGCAGCGGATAGTTACCAATATCTGCATCGATAAATTTCGCAAGGCGAAACCTACGGTTTCTATTGATGAGCATGATATGACCTTTACTGCAGAGCATAATGTTGAATATGAAATTATGTCTGGCTATTTAGCCAAAGACATTCGAGAGGCAATTGATAAGCTTCCCGAACACCATCGTTCTGTCGTTGTTCTTCGTTATTTGCAGGACTTTTCGTATCATGAAATTGCAGAATCGCTGAACTTGCCACTGAATACGGTGAAGTCATACTTATTTCGAGCGAGACATCAGTTACAGTCGTTGCTCCAAGACTATCAGAAGGGAGGTGTTCGGGGATGA
- a CDS encoding response regulator transcription factor → MRVIVAEDQGMLRGALSALLDLEEDIEVVGQAANGEQALDMIQSLKPDLCIMDIEMPKLTGLDVAEKIKQNNMACRVVILTTFSRSGYFQRAMKAGVHGYLLKDAPIQELSEALRKVEQGGRAISAELALQFWEAENPLTSKEQDILKLIAQGLSAGEMAKQLFLSSGTIRNYVSEILQKLEAKNRIDAIAIAEKNGWLS, encoded by the coding sequence GTGAGAGTTATAGTTGCTGAAGATCAAGGAATGCTGCGAGGAGCTCTGAGTGCACTGCTGGATCTAGAAGAGGATATTGAAGTTGTCGGTCAAGCTGCGAATGGGGAGCAGGCACTGGACATGATTCAATCGCTGAAACCGGATCTGTGTATTATGGATATCGAAATGCCTAAACTGACAGGACTGGACGTGGCTGAGAAAATCAAACAAAACAATATGGCATGCCGCGTGGTCATTTTAACGACATTCTCTCGTTCCGGCTACTTTCAGCGAGCTATGAAAGCCGGCGTCCACGGATACCTATTGAAAGACGCGCCCATTCAGGAATTAAGCGAGGCGCTGCGCAAAGTAGAGCAAGGGGGCAGGGCCATTTCGGCTGAGCTTGCTTTGCAGTTCTGGGAAGCTGAGAATCCGTTAACCAGCAAGGAACAGGACATATTGAAGTTGATCGCACAGGGGTTATCAGCGGGCGAGATGGCTAAGCAGCTATTTCTTTCAAGCGGAACCATTCGCAATTATGTCTCGGAAATACTGCAAAAGTTGGAAGCCAAAAACCGGATCGATGCGATTGCGATTGCGGAGAAAAATGGTTGGCTTTCATGA
- a CDS encoding sensor histidine kinase: MNKSPGNRKKPFDLWYLWFFYLIFPVMSLSSTPLPQMWIGFALLAFFALCVTLGFKDAKRRLIYVVLICLLVMYFATKYSPYLIYMFFYAIPLMGLLPTTRQFISTLVTLVATVVFIILLDFDQFYGDGLWYFLPSLVVMLVLPFGIRSRMKATELKMKLTVANDEITRLAMLDERQRISRDLHDTLGHTLSLITLKSELAEKLIFKNPEKALLEVKDIQATSRAALRQVRELISGMNTASVLEELKKSEEILQTAGIVLVLDNTMDLSVVPPIVQNILGMILREAITNVIKHTGATKCTLRLWEAADIWGMSLSDNGPACGQSKPEQPSSGRGLLGMKERLAFIEGTMSFHKGMDIETKLVVQIPRIIKHS; the protein is encoded by the coding sequence ATGAATAAATCTCCGGGTAATCGGAAAAAACCTTTTGACCTTTGGTATTTGTGGTTCTTTTATTTAATATTTCCCGTGATGTCTCTGTCGTCAACGCCGCTTCCACAAATGTGGATCGGCTTTGCTTTGTTAGCATTTTTTGCGCTTTGTGTCACACTTGGCTTCAAAGATGCAAAGCGAAGGTTGATTTATGTTGTGCTCATCTGTTTGTTGGTCATGTATTTTGCCACAAAGTATAGCCCCTATCTGATTTATATGTTTTTCTATGCGATACCTTTAATGGGGCTGCTACCGACAACAAGGCAGTTCATATCCACGCTCGTCACATTGGTGGCAACGGTCGTGTTTATAATCTTACTGGATTTCGATCAATTCTACGGAGATGGTCTTTGGTACTTCTTGCCTTCTCTCGTTGTTATGCTCGTACTTCCTTTCGGCATTCGTTCACGCATGAAAGCGACAGAATTGAAGATGAAGTTAACGGTAGCCAATGATGAGATTACCCGTCTGGCTATGCTGGATGAACGGCAGCGGATTTCCCGTGATTTGCATGATACACTGGGGCATACGCTTTCTTTGATTACATTAAAAAGTGAATTAGCAGAGAAGTTGATTTTCAAAAATCCAGAGAAGGCCCTGCTTGAAGTGAAAGATATTCAGGCTACATCCAGAGCTGCTTTGAGACAAGTGCGTGAATTGATATCCGGGATGAACACGGCCTCTGTTCTGGAAGAATTAAAGAAGTCGGAAGAGATTCTGCAAACCGCGGGAATTGTGTTAGTTCTTGACAATACGATGGACCTATCTGTCGTACCTCCAATCGTTCAAAACATTTTGGGAATGATCTTGCGTGAAGCGATAACGAATGTTATTAAACACACAGGAGCGACCAAGTGCACTTTGCGGTTATGGGAAGCAGCGGATATCTGGGGGATGAGCCTGTCTGACAATGGCCCTGCCTGCGGACAGTCCAAACCAGAGCAGCCTTCATCAGGGCGAGGACTTTTGGGCATGAAGGAACGTTTGGCATTCATTGAAGGAACGATGTCATTTCATAAAGGAATGGATATTGAAACGAAGCTTGTCGTTCAAATCCCTCGAATTATTAAACATTCATAA
- a CDS encoding ABC transporter permease, with amino-acid sequence MRAMIAQCKAELLRTFRNKRFFMFSLIMPAIFYFIFSSTVGDNTEVGGVSWKAYYLMSMTVFGVVGACVNTLSIKFAQERTQGWLRMIEITPLPSSAYVLSKIVSHSIINLVTIIFMFLLGGIVKGVDLTFMQWVGCGLWIWLGSLPFMALGLLIGTCKSVEVTQVVAQIIFMGTSILGGLWFPTQAMPKIMQNIAQFVPTFRYGQGAWNIISGAGLTWSGVLLLSVYGIVFVVLSTYILQKQKAA; translated from the coding sequence ATGCGAGCTATGATTGCACAGTGTAAAGCGGAACTTTTAAGAACCTTTCGGAATAAGCGTTTTTTCATGTTTTCTTTAATCATGCCAGCCATTTTTTACTTTATTTTCTCCTCGACAGTCGGGGATAATACAGAAGTTGGTGGGGTTTCCTGGAAGGCTTACTATTTGATGTCGATGACTGTTTTCGGGGTGGTCGGAGCCTGTGTGAATACGTTAAGCATTAAATTTGCCCAAGAAAGGACGCAGGGTTGGCTGCGTATGATAGAAATCACGCCGCTCCCTTCTAGCGCCTATGTGCTATCCAAAATTGTGTCGCATTCCATCATAAATCTGGTAACGATCATCTTTATGTTCTTGCTGGGCGGCATTGTCAAAGGAGTAGATCTTACTTTCATGCAATGGGTAGGTTGCGGCTTGTGGATATGGCTGGGCTCTCTTCCCTTTATGGCACTAGGGCTGCTGATCGGAACCTGCAAAAGTGTCGAGGTCACACAAGTCGTGGCGCAAATCATCTTCATGGGAACTTCCATACTTGGCGGACTGTGGTTCCCCACGCAAGCTATGCCCAAGATCATGCAAAACATTGCCCAGTTTGTGCCTACTTTCCGCTATGGTCAAGGAGCATGGAATATCATTTCGGGCGCCGGGCTTACTTGGAGTGGAGTACTGTTATTGAGCGTGTACGGGATTGTTTTTGTGGTATTATCTACGTATATCCTGCAAAAACAGAAAGCGGCCTAA
- a CDS encoding ABC transporter ATP-binding protein yields the protein MKSIIQVDQVTKEFKGKPAVDDLSLTINEGSVVALLGPNGAGKTTAVSMMLGLLQPTKGKIRILEGHPQDKAVRNRMGAMLQEVNVIDGLTVLETIDLFRHYYSNPLPLHHLLHISGLEPEKNKRASALSGGQKRRLGFALALAGDPELLFLDEPTVGMDITARQQFWETVRTMAAKGRTIILTTHYLEEADSIADRIVVINKGRLIADGTSAEIKASTNRKTILFTAGANLTEDQLSSLPSVGEIVWSGRKVKITSPDTDEVIFAMIQRQLDIKDIEIHAGGLEDAFQFLVQQ from the coding sequence ATGAAGTCAATCATCCAAGTGGATCAAGTAACCAAAGAATTTAAAGGAAAACCAGCTGTAGATGATTTGTCTTTAACAATTAATGAGGGCAGTGTTGTTGCGCTACTGGGTCCCAATGGTGCTGGGAAAACGACCGCGGTTTCAATGATGCTGGGACTTCTGCAGCCTACTAAAGGAAAGATTCGTATTCTTGAGGGCCATCCTCAAGACAAAGCGGTTCGTAATCGTATGGGCGCCATGCTGCAAGAAGTCAATGTGATTGACGGTTTGACAGTCCTGGAGACGATTGATTTATTTCGGCATTATTACTCGAATCCGCTGCCGCTGCATCATCTGCTGCATATTTCTGGACTCGAGCCAGAGAAAAATAAAAGGGCTTCTGCGCTATCCGGGGGACAAAAGCGGAGACTGGGTTTTGCGCTTGCCTTAGCAGGGGACCCGGAATTGCTTTTTTTGGATGAGCCAACAGTCGGGATGGATATTACGGCGAGACAGCAATTCTGGGAAACGGTCCGGACCATGGCAGCTAAAGGCAGGACCATCATTCTGACTACCCATTATTTGGAAGAAGCGGACAGCATTGCAGATCGTATTGTCGTGATTAACAAAGGGAGATTAATTGCTGACGGCACTTCCGCAGAAATTAAAGCATCCACGAATCGGAAGACGATTCTGTTCACCGCAGGCGCAAATTTAACAGAGGACCAGCTCTCATCGCTCCCTTCCGTGGGGGAAATCGTGTGGAGCGGCCGAAAGGTCAAGATTACGAGTCCAGACACCGATGAAGTTATCTTCGCTATGATTCAAAGGCAGTTGGATATTAAAGATATTGAAATTCATGCTGGCGGATTAGAAGATGCCTTTCAATTTCTTGTTCAACAATAA
- a CDS encoding spore germination protein produces MFKQLFGRKPIRRAAAPASAPTPPASTPEPTLAVSIEENLTTIKQILHNPSDLMIRKFTIGEEQHPCALVSFDGLVDTTLINEQLLKPMMHSYNHNAESPTELLTILTQQILTTYDLEVENLLEDVLTALLSGNTLLLLEDISKGILISSSGWKARAVEEPQTESIIRGPRIGFTEDIRTNSAMLRRRIKDTNLVFDTYQIGRRSKREVIIAYIADIVHPDLVKEVTRRIKTIDIDDVEGSGFLEQWITDSYLSPFPVILNTERPDKVSGSLLQGRLAVMIDGDPFALILPITFASSMQSPEDFYQNWLISTLTRVLRLISAFIATFLPALYIALLEFHHGMIPSKLAFSIAGAREGVPFPAVIEAFVMEFTLELLREAGLRLPKPIGQTIGIVGGLVIGESAVAAGMVSPVMVIVVAVTAISSFSLPSYSFAISLRMMRFGIMLCAAFLGLYGVILAYIMINIHIVNLKSFGIPYSTPFAPLFIRDWKDLILRAPLFFLRKRPQMLQTKNEERMKPRRK; encoded by the coding sequence ATGTTTAAACAATTATTCGGCAGAAAACCGATAAGAAGAGCAGCTGCGCCTGCTTCAGCACCAACACCACCCGCTTCCACTCCTGAACCGACTTTAGCTGTAAGTATAGAAGAAAATCTAACCACAATTAAACAAATATTGCATAATCCAAGTGATTTAATGATTCGCAAATTCACTATCGGTGAGGAACAGCACCCTTGCGCGTTGGTTAGTTTTGACGGTTTGGTGGACACAACCCTGATCAATGAACAGTTGCTCAAGCCAATGATGCATTCCTACAACCATAATGCGGAGTCCCCAACTGAGCTTTTGACCATTTTGACGCAGCAAATCTTAACGACTTATGATTTGGAAGTCGAGAATTTGCTGGAGGACGTTTTAACTGCGCTTCTGTCTGGGAATACCCTGTTGCTATTGGAAGATATAAGCAAGGGCATTCTGATATCAAGCAGCGGATGGAAGGCACGCGCGGTTGAAGAACCACAAACGGAATCGATTATACGGGGGCCGCGAATAGGTTTTACCGAGGATATCCGCACAAACTCCGCTATGCTGCGCAGAAGGATCAAGGATACTAACCTTGTTTTCGACACGTATCAAATCGGACGAAGATCCAAACGAGAGGTCATCATTGCTTACATCGCGGACATCGTCCATCCCGATTTGGTCAAAGAGGTCACCAGAAGAATTAAAACCATTGATATCGATGATGTTGAGGGCTCCGGTTTTCTGGAACAGTGGATCACAGACAGCTACCTGAGTCCCTTCCCGGTTATTTTGAATACGGAGCGGCCCGATAAAGTATCGGGTTCCCTTCTCCAGGGACGGCTGGCGGTTATGATCGACGGCGATCCATTCGCACTTATTTTACCGATTACGTTCGCCTCCAGCATGCAGTCTCCCGAGGACTTCTATCAAAATTGGCTGATTAGCACCTTAACCCGGGTTTTACGCTTAATCTCAGCTTTTATTGCGACCTTTTTGCCAGCGCTCTATATTGCCTTACTCGAATTTCATCACGGAATGATACCGTCCAAACTCGCTTTCTCCATTGCCGGCGCGCGAGAAGGAGTCCCCTTCCCGGCTGTTATCGAAGCTTTCGTGATGGAATTCACCTTAGAGCTGCTGCGTGAAGCAGGCTTGCGACTCCCCAAACCGATTGGTCAAACAATTGGCATTGTCGGAGGCTTAGTCATTGGCGAATCAGCTGTGGCGGCAGGTATGGTCAGCCCTGTTATGGTCATTGTCGTAGCGGTTACAGCCATTTCATCGTTCTCACTGCCCTCCTACTCGTTTGCCATTTCACTTCGCATGATGCGCTTTGGCATTATGCTCTGCGCCGCTTTCCTAGGGCTTTACGGCGTTATTCTCGCCTATATTATGATCAACATTCATATTGTAAATCTTAAAAGTTTCGGCATTCCTTACTCGACACCGTTCGCTCCATTGTTCATTCGCGACTGGAAGGATCTCATTCTCAGAGCCCCCCTTTTCTTTCTGAGAAAACGACCACAAATGCTGCAAACCAAAAATGAAGAACGTATGAAACCAAGGAGAAAATAG
- a CDS encoding GerAB/ArcD/ProY family transporter, which yields MKYFEYGDREIGFFDMTITISSMIIGVGVITLPRDLAKTVESSDGWISLLFAGLIAAGCAWTLAYIATHFSKQGYYRYATAAVTKPIAIFALLSLALYFILFTAFEIRAIANISKQYLFENTPVEVISLTFLIVVIYAVTGSRVGLIRLNILFIPIVIFITILVLLFSLGIADSKDLKPFFITDLKSLTVGMKNSTFSFLGFEVILFYISLMNRPQHAPKAAVIGVFLPVILYTAIYLVCVGVFSQMALQEITYPAVELAKEMQIPGEFFERFESIFFTIWIMAVFTTTFMAYDCAVYALYSVFPKRKHVTWIFILSPIIYLTCMFPKNLTDFSKYSMYISYIGVVVSILFPIIIHVIAKVRGVKSDVV from the coding sequence ATGAAATATTTCGAGTATGGAGATCGTGAAATAGGTTTTTTTGATATGACGATCACGATTTCCTCGATGATTATTGGGGTTGGCGTCATCACACTTCCACGCGACTTGGCCAAAACCGTGGAATCTTCGGATGGCTGGATTTCGCTCTTATTTGCCGGTCTGATCGCAGCCGGCTGCGCGTGGACACTTGCCTACATAGCGACCCATTTCAGTAAACAAGGCTATTATCGCTATGCCACCGCAGCCGTAACAAAGCCTATCGCGATCTTCGCTTTACTTTCACTTGCTTTATACTTTATTCTCTTTACTGCATTTGAAATCAGGGCAATCGCTAATATTTCCAAGCAATATTTATTTGAAAATACACCTGTAGAGGTGATTTCCCTCACCTTCTTAATTGTCGTAATTTACGCGGTAACAGGCAGTCGTGTTGGTCTTATCCGGTTAAACATTTTATTCATCCCCATTGTGATTTTCATTACCATCCTCGTCCTTTTGTTTAGTCTGGGCATAGCTGATTCCAAAGATTTAAAACCATTTTTCATTACTGATTTGAAATCTTTAACCGTTGGCATGAAAAATTCGACCTTTTCATTCCTCGGATTCGAGGTCATTCTCTTCTATATTTCTTTAATGAATCGTCCGCAGCATGCTCCTAAAGCCGCGGTGATCGGCGTATTCCTGCCCGTTATTTTATATACAGCTATCTATCTGGTATGCGTTGGGGTATTTTCACAAATGGCACTGCAAGAAATCACTTACCCGGCTGTTGAATTGGCCAAGGAAATGCAAATTCCAGGTGAGTTCTTCGAGCGTTTTGAGTCCATCTTCTTCACCATATGGATTATGGCTGTGTTTACGACAACGTTTATGGCGTATGATTGTGCTGTTTACGCGCTTTACTCTGTATTTCCGAAGCGAAAGCATGTGACTTGGATTTTCATTCTAAGTCCTATTATTTACCTGACTTGCATGTTTCCCAAAAACTTGACGGATTTCAGTAAGTACAGCATGTACATCAGTTATATTGGAGTCGTCGTCAGCATCCTGTTCCCCATTATCATTCATGTGATAGCGAAGGTTCGAGGAGTGAAAAGTGATGTCGTTTAA
- a CDS encoding Ger(x)C family spore germination protein, whose translation MSFKRIICLLVLIFTICLLTGCWDRVEINERGFVVGVAIDFNKGNDKHKYEGTYQVIVPAGLKQSNAQSSSMSHGGQAFFNIATTENSMPAVAARMSSRTSRSPYFEHLKVIIVSSEIAKSKNIFPSMMDFFLRNSEMRRGVQILIADGQASDILNIAPNNEATPVDYISSIAKNIKKSNYMLPQSRIGDVHEKLIQTESFVIQTVKKVEDGITLNGAALFDGVSNQLLGFLNGEETQGLNFITEQVKGGVLESIFEKETVGFKVEGTKRKFIVEQLSPDHFKFIVKLSAEGVLDKSIAAGDPSETETLDKLQKSLEELIVKNANKAITRMQHTYKKDALGMGAFLYQNHYKIWKPIADNWDQGANIFAKTDIEVQAKVTIRRVGNIFQSSKER comes from the coding sequence ATGTCGTTTAAAAGGATAATCTGCCTGCTAGTACTCATCTTCACAATATGCCTGCTCACCGGCTGTTGGGATCGCGTAGAAATTAATGAACGCGGCTTTGTTGTAGGGGTTGCCATTGATTTTAATAAGGGGAATGACAAGCATAAGTATGAAGGTACTTATCAAGTGATAGTTCCAGCCGGTTTGAAACAAAGCAATGCGCAAAGCAGCAGTATGTCTCATGGCGGACAAGCTTTTTTCAATATCGCTACTACGGAAAATTCAATGCCTGCTGTAGCCGCCAGAATGTCTTCAAGAACTAGTCGTTCACCCTATTTTGAACATTTAAAAGTCATCATTGTTTCAAGTGAAATCGCCAAAAGCAAAAACATTTTCCCTAGTATGATGGATTTTTTTCTTAGAAACAGTGAAATGCGCAGAGGTGTTCAAATCCTGATTGCAGATGGACAAGCCTCTGACATATTAAACATCGCGCCCAATAATGAAGCAACGCCCGTCGATTATATTTCATCCATTGCCAAAAATATCAAAAAGAGCAACTACATGCTACCCCAATCACGCATTGGAGATGTTCATGAAAAATTAATTCAAACAGAAAGCTTTGTCATACAAACTGTAAAAAAGGTCGAGGATGGTATCACATTAAACGGTGCCGCCTTGTTCGATGGCGTTAGCAATCAGTTATTAGGATTCTTGAATGGGGAGGAAACACAAGGGCTTAATTTCATTACGGAACAGGTAAAAGGAGGCGTTTTAGAATCGATTTTCGAAAAGGAAACTGTAGGATTCAAAGTTGAAGGTACAAAACGCAAATTTATTGTAGAACAACTAAGCCCAGATCACTTTAAGTTTATTGTTAAGTTGAGTGCTGAGGGAGTTCTAGACAAATCCATAGCCGCCGGGGATCCTTCAGAAACCGAAACGCTCGATAAATTACAAAAAAGCTTAGAAGAATTGATTGTAAAAAATGCCAATAAAGCGATCACCAGAATGCAGCATACGTACAAAAAAGATGCCTTAGGAATGGGTGCTTTTCTCTATCAAAATCACTATAAAATATGGAAGCCAATCGCGGATAATTGGGATCAAGGCGCAAATATATTCGCCAAAACAGACATCGAAGTGCAAGCGAAAGTAACGATACGAAGAGTAGGAAATATTTTCCAATCTTCAAAGGAGCGATAA